A genome region from Microbacterium profundi includes the following:
- a CDS encoding YlbL family protein — protein MAHARTPRVGLGVWALIVALVALVVLTFLPTPYVIQRPGPVYDTLGTAKGEDGEEVPLIAIDGAETFETGGSLNLLTVQVVGNRERTPSWFELALAWMDSSRAVVPIDAVFPEGVTSEDRDERNAALMVDSQHEATAAALNELGYDTGAEVTVVEAIEDSPAAGVLEENDVITEIDGTKVTGAAELRAAIQDAEGDAVELTVLRGGDQQIGVEITPELDTTDGVDTWFIGVTLTTQYDFPIDVTIQLDNVGGPSAGMMFALGIVDELTPGEMTGGNDIAGTGTIDAAGAVGPIGGIRQKLYGAVDAGADYFLAPASNCDEVVGHVPDGLQVISTSTLEESLDALEVIANGGDVDALPTCTASAS, from the coding sequence TTGGCTCACGCGCGCACACCCAGGGTCGGCCTGGGCGTCTGGGCACTGATCGTCGCGCTCGTCGCACTGGTCGTGCTGACCTTCCTGCCGACGCCGTATGTGATCCAGCGCCCAGGGCCGGTCTACGACACGCTCGGCACTGCCAAGGGCGAGGACGGCGAGGAGGTGCCGCTCATCGCGATCGACGGCGCAGAGACGTTCGAGACCGGTGGCAGCCTCAACCTGCTGACCGTGCAGGTCGTCGGAAACCGGGAGCGCACGCCCTCATGGTTCGAGCTGGCGCTCGCCTGGATGGACTCGTCGCGCGCAGTCGTCCCGATCGACGCGGTGTTCCCCGAGGGAGTCACGAGTGAGGATCGCGACGAGCGAAACGCCGCGCTGATGGTCGACTCGCAGCACGAGGCGACCGCAGCCGCGCTGAACGAACTCGGCTACGACACCGGCGCCGAGGTCACGGTGGTGGAAGCGATCGAGGACTCGCCCGCAGCCGGCGTTCTCGAAGAGAACGACGTCATCACGGAGATCGACGGTACGAAGGTCACCGGCGCAGCCGAGCTGCGAGCCGCCATCCAGGATGCTGAAGGCGACGCGGTCGAACTCACCGTGCTCCGTGGCGGAGACCAGCAGATCGGGGTCGAGATCACTCCGGAGCTCGACACCACCGACGGCGTCGACACCTGGTTCATCGGCGTGACGCTCACGACTCAGTACGACTTCCCGATCGACGTGACGATCCAGCTCGACAACGTGGGCGGTCCCAGCGCCGGCATGATGTTCGCGCTCGGCATCGTCGATGAGCTCACCCCGGGGGAGATGACCGGCGGCAACGACATCGCGGGCACCGGGACGATCGACGCCGCGGGCGCGGTCGGCCCGATCGGCGGCATCCGCCAGAAGCTGTACGGCGCCGTCGACGCCGGTGCCGACTACTTCCTCGCCCCTGCGTCGAACTGCGACGAGGTCGTCGGGCACGTCCCCGACGGGCTGCAGGTGATCAGCACCTCGACGCTCGAGGAGTCGCTCGACGCGCTCGAGGTGATCGCGAACGGGGGCGACGTCGACGCGCTGCCCACATGCACGGCATCCGCGTCCTGA
- a CDS encoding zinc-dependent metalloprotease, whose amino-acid sequence MADNDPNPEDFQEFLRKMMSGAGVGDFDLSALQNALGGADGLEIDPAMMAGLMRQLQGAFGGDPWENTLRQALHIANREGQGITDGSRHSLVDSFALANLWLGEATTISELAENPQAMTRGEWVEKTLPVWKEIAGPVSTSIADALTSALDTQVPDDMREAIQGAGQLMRGLGSSVFAAQFGQVLGNLSLEVVSGGDVGIPVLPAGTAALIPQNITAFGEGLEIPEDQILLYLATRELAYARVYRHAKWLHLHVMSQITDFARGVTVDVEALEDVASRLDPSNPEELRAAIEGGALLPAQTEAQREALSRLENIIAMVDGWVDVVTAEATSRLPDSVRLAEAARRRRAVGGPAEDALGALVGLKLRPRRMREASAMWQKVTDAVGIAARDSLWDYPDLQPTAADIDDPTALIERLQARARGEAPVADEFDEALTRLLAGDVFSEEKKPGDAEADDAEQGDDEKNQGGETPV is encoded by the coding sequence ATGGCAGACAACGACCCCAACCCCGAGGACTTCCAGGAGTTCCTCCGGAAGATGATGTCCGGCGCGGGCGTCGGAGACTTCGACCTGAGCGCGCTGCAGAACGCCCTCGGCGGCGCGGACGGCCTCGAGATCGATCCCGCGATGATGGCGGGCCTCATGCGCCAGCTGCAGGGCGCGTTCGGCGGCGACCCGTGGGAGAACACCCTGCGCCAGGCGCTGCACATCGCGAACCGCGAAGGGCAGGGCATCACCGACGGCTCGCGCCACTCCCTCGTGGACTCGTTCGCACTGGCGAATCTCTGGCTGGGCGAGGCGACCACGATCTCGGAGCTCGCCGAGAATCCGCAGGCGATGACGCGCGGCGAATGGGTCGAGAAGACCCTGCCGGTGTGGAAGGAGATCGCCGGCCCCGTCTCCACCAGCATCGCTGATGCCCTCACCAGCGCGCTCGACACCCAGGTGCCCGACGACATGCGCGAGGCCATCCAAGGCGCCGGCCAGCTCATGCGAGGGCTCGGCTCATCGGTGTTCGCGGCGCAGTTCGGGCAGGTGCTCGGCAATCTCTCGCTCGAGGTGGTCTCCGGCGGTGATGTCGGCATCCCGGTGCTTCCGGCCGGCACGGCCGCTCTGATCCCCCAGAACATCACGGCGTTCGGTGAGGGTCTCGAGATCCCAGAGGATCAGATCCTTCTGTATCTCGCGACCCGCGAGCTGGCGTACGCGCGTGTGTACCGGCACGCGAAGTGGCTGCACCTGCATGTCATGTCGCAGATCACCGACTTCGCCCGCGGCGTGACCGTCGACGTCGAGGCGCTCGAAGACGTCGCGAGCCGCCTCGATCCCTCGAACCCCGAAGAGCTGCGTGCGGCGATCGAGGGCGGCGCTCTGCTGCCCGCGCAGACCGAGGCGCAGCGCGAGGCGCTCTCCCGTCTGGAGAACATCATCGCCATGGTCGACGGCTGGGTGGATGTCGTCACCGCCGAGGCCACTTCGCGACTGCCCGACAGCGTGCGGCTGGCCGAGGCCGCCCGACGCCGTCGCGCGGTCGGCGGGCCGGCCGAAGACGCGCTCGGTGCGCTGGTGGGGCTCAAGCTGCGCCCGCGCCGCATGCGCGAAGCATCCGCGATGTGGCAGAAGGTGACGGATGCCGTCGGCATCGCCGCCCGCGATTCGCTCTGGGACTACCCGGATCTTCAGCCGACCGCTGCCGACATCGACGACCCGACCGCGCTGATCGAGCGGCTCCAGGCTCGCGCGCGCGGTGAGGCGCCCGTGGCGGATGAGTTCGATGAAGCACTGACCCGGCTGCTGGCCGGCGACGTTTTCTCTGAGGAGAAGAAGCCGGGCGACGCCGAAGCGGATGATGCCGAGCAGGGCGATGATGAGAAGAATCAGGGCGGAGAGACCCCGGTCTGA